Within Runella rosea, the genomic segment TTGAAATGATTAGCGTTAAGACCCACGGCAAAATCGTCATCACTCAGGGTGCATGACATTTTGCCGCTGCAAAAATAGTGGGTTTATTTGATTTCAAAGTGCTTATCGGCAAAGTTCATGTATTGTTGCCAATCATACAGCAGAATATCATGTTTCCCCTCGCGGATATGGTACCCAATGGTTTTTCCAACCGGGCTGTTCGGCATGGGCATTATATTCGTCCCCAACCCCGTTTTTTTGTACAATTGATAGACTTTTTCCGCTTCCAAAGCGCCCAAAAATTCGCCTTTGGGGTCAGCCCAAATATCTTCAGTAGCGCTGGCTACGTACAGCGGGCGCGGTCCCATCAAGCCTAATAATTCGTGTGAATCTACGGGCAACTCTGCCACTGCTTTATTGTATTTTTTGTAGTTAGCACAAAACCAGTGCGGAAATTGCGTATTGAGATGCTCTACGGTTTCACCAATCCATCGCCGCGCCAATGCAGCCCCGCCTTCGCCCGAATCGTTGGAAATGACCATTGCAAAACGCGGGTCTTCTGCCGCCGCCCACAGCGTAGCTTTTCCGATACGTGAGTGGCCCAAAGCAATCACTTTTTGACCGTCAACCAAGGATTCATTTTTGATTAAATAATCCACCATGCGGCTCATGCTCCACGCCCAAACTCCGATAGCGCTCCATTTTTCGCGCTGTTCGGGTGTCAATACGGAACGGAGGCCCGTTTTCCAACCTTCGGTGTGGTCGGCTTCGAGGTCACCGTAGTAGGCAGTGGCTACCGCGTAGCCCCGTGCTACAATGGCTTCCATAGGCCATCTCCGTTCGGCAATTCCGCGAGAGGCATCCGTGGCTCGATTGTTCACAAAGGTTTTATCAAAACCAGAATTCACCCATTTTTCGGTCACAAATACGTCTTTTTCGTGCGTAGTGGTGTGATTTCCCGTAAAATTGAGGCTGACAAAAACGGGGGCTTGTTTCACATTTTTGGGTAAATACAGCAAAATATCAAGCGTCAACGTGGGGGAAATTTCGGGAAACCGAAGGGTAATTTGCTTAGAAAT encodes:
- a CDS encoding alpha/beta hydrolase family protein, producing MHKLSTIKAVIYTVLGVMMSLNAFTQKILVNYDESKMPSFTLPDPLLLPNGKPIKSKDVWEKTGRPAVLKQFAENVYGVNPFSGAVKIASEVKTVNENALNGKAISKQITLRFPEISPTLTLDILLYLPKNVKQAPVFVSLNFTGNHTTTHEKDVFVTEKWVNSGFDKTFVNNRATDASRGIAERRWPMEAIVARGYAVATAYYGDLEADHTEGWKTGLRSVLTPEQREKWSAIGVWAWSMSRMVDYLIKNESLVDGQKVIALGHSRIGKATLWAAAEDPRFAMVISNDSGEGGAALARRWIGETVEHLNTQFPHWFCANYKKYNKAVAELPVDSHELLGLMGPRPLYVASATEDIWADPKGEFLGALEAEKVYQLYKKTGLGTNIMPMPNSPVGKTIGYHIREGKHDILLYDWQQYMNFADKHFEIK